In one window of SAR116 cluster alpha proteobacterium HIMB100 DNA:
- a CDS encoding deoxyguanosinetriphosphate triphosphohydrolase, putative (PFAM: HD domain~TIGRFAM: deoxyguanosinetriphosphate triphosphohydrolase, putative), with translation MTAPSPSSFASYACFASKKGRYIAETDSPAGPFSRNEFQRDRDRIIHSVAFRRLKHKTQVFLYHEGDYYRTRLTHSLEVAQIARTMARALSLNEDIAEAVALAHDLGHPPFGHAGETALNEVMTEYGGFDHNEQSLRVLTLLEERYAQFNGLNLTFETIDGVIKHNGPITGDVRPTLAALDKQWGLDLTLWPSLEAQFANLSDDIAYMSHDFDDALRAGLISIEQIEELPVVGSVLREIDCQHGHLKMGRLTHELTRRLISYFVQDALVNTTARLADVQPETLQDIRTAGQALASHSKQAADELAALRSFLMTHSWRHYKVNRMTSKSKKQLAALFDRLLSETNLMPTEWQHKLTDQPEAEKARIIADYVASMTDRYALLEYERIFETGPILV, from the coding sequence ATGACTGCCCCGTCACCCTCATCCTTTGCTTCTTATGCCTGTTTTGCCTCAAAAAAAGGGCGGTATATCGCAGAGACAGACAGTCCTGCCGGCCCCTTCAGCCGCAACGAGTTTCAGCGGGATCGTGATCGCATTATCCATTCTGTAGCCTTTCGCCGGCTGAAACATAAAACACAAGTCTTTTTGTATCATGAGGGAGATTATTACCGTACCCGGCTGACCCATTCTTTGGAGGTGGCGCAGATTGCCCGCACTATGGCAAGAGCCCTGAGCCTGAATGAAGATATCGCAGAAGCAGTTGCGCTGGCGCATGATCTGGGTCACCCGCCCTTTGGCCATGCCGGTGAGACCGCGCTGAATGAAGTGATGACAGAATATGGCGGCTTTGATCATAATGAGCAGTCATTGAGGGTGCTGACCCTTCTGGAAGAGCGATATGCCCAATTTAATGGGCTGAACCTCACTTTTGAGACTATAGACGGGGTGATTAAACATAACGGGCCGATTACAGGCGATGTGCGACCAACACTTGCTGCATTGGACAAGCAATGGGGGCTGGATTTGACACTCTGGCCGAGCCTGGAGGCACAATTTGCCAATTTGTCTGATGATATTGCGTATATGTCACATGATTTTGATGATGCTTTACGAGCTGGCCTGATCTCGATTGAGCAGATTGAAGAGCTCCCCGTGGTTGGTTCAGTATTGCGTGAAATTGATTGTCAGCATGGTCATTTAAAGATGGGCCGGCTGACCCATGAACTGACCCGGCGTCTGATCAGCTATTTTGTCCAGGATGCACTGGTGAATACGACGGCGCGGCTGGCAGATGTGCAGCCTGAGACGCTTCAGGATATTCGCACCGCCGGACAGGCTTTGGCCAGCCATTCAAAGCAGGCTGCAGACGAGCTGGCAGCTTTGCGCAGTTTTCTGATGACCCACAGCTGGCGGCATTACAAAGTCAACAGAATGACCAGTAAATCCAAAAAGCAACTGGCAGCTTTGTTTGACAGGCTGCTGTCTGAGACCAACTTGATGCCTACTGAATGGCAACATAAATTGACAGATCAGCCAGAGGCTGAAAAAGCGCGCATTATTGCTGACTATGTGGCTTCCATGACAGACCGCTATGCGCTATTAGAGTATGAACGCATTTTTGAAACAGGTCCTATTCTTGTCTGA
- a CDS encoding Iron-sulfur cluster assembly accessory protein (PFAM: Iron-sulphur cluster biosynthesis~TIGRFAM: Iron-sulfur cluster assembly accessory protein), whose amino-acid sequence MNDVAPAPAFSLTKSAAERIALLLQTETGPYFRVQVDGGGCSGFQYKFDFDSSKNEDDLELTQHGVTVLIDEMSMPFLEQAQLDYKEELIGSYFAVENPNATANCGCGTSFSV is encoded by the coding sequence ATGAATGATGTTGCCCCTGCCCCGGCTTTTTCGCTGACGAAATCAGCCGCAGAGCGGATTGCGCTGTTGTTGCAGACAGAAACAGGCCCTTACTTTCGGGTTCAGGTGGATGGTGGCGGCTGTTCGGGATTTCAGTATAAATTTGATTTTGACAGCAGTAAAAATGAAGATGACCTCGAGCTTACCCAACATGGTGTGACTGTCCTTATTGATGAAATGTCGATGCCCTTTTTAGAGCAAGCCCAGCTTGATTATAAAGAAGAGCTGATCGGCTCTTATTTCGCAGTTGAAAATCCAAATGCCACGGCCAATTGCGGCTGTGGGACATCTTTTTCGGTCTAG
- a CDS encoding exodeoxyribonuclease III (PFAM: Endonuclease/Exonuclease/phosphatase family~TIGRFAM: exodeoxyribonuclease III; exodeoxyribonuclease III (xth)), translated as MRITCWNVNSLKARLGHVLDYCRSGQTDCLLLQELKLTDEAFPHDKFASIGWNSACHGQKTYNGVAVLSPHEISDISRGLPCLTEEDKADEQARYIEASIQDVRVGAIYLPNGNPCPGPKFDYKLAWMYRLQARAETLLAMETPVVLAGDYNVMPQEIDCYDPPAWEGDALWHPDSRAAFFKLLNLGYTDAIRAIHPLGAQYSYWDYQAGAWQRDNGIRIDHLLLSPEAASRLQNAGVDKAPRGLERPSDHTPVWIELTDRR; from the coding sequence ATGCGCATCACCTGTTGGAATGTAAATTCCCTGAAAGCCCGCCTTGGTCATGTACTGGACTATTGCCGCTCTGGCCAAACAGATTGTTTGCTGCTGCAAGAGCTGAAGCTGACTGATGAAGCCTTCCCGCATGATAAATTTGCGTCTATCGGCTGGAACAGCGCCTGTCATGGCCAGAAAACCTATAATGGGGTTGCTGTTCTCAGCCCGCATGAAATTTCCGACATTTCGCGCGGCCTGCCCTGCCTGACTGAAGAAGATAAGGCAGATGAACAAGCCCGTTATATAGAAGCATCCATTCAGGATGTTCGGGTGGGTGCGATTTATCTGCCTAACGGTAATCCTTGTCCGGGACCTAAATTTGATTATAAGCTGGCCTGGATGTATCGTCTTCAGGCCCGCGCTGAAACCTTGCTGGCTATGGAAACACCTGTGGTTCTGGCGGGAGATTATAACGTCATGCCGCAGGAGATTGACTGTTATGATCCGCCGGCATGGGAAGGAGATGCGCTCTGGCATCCTGACAGCCGGGCTGCTTTTTTCAAACTTCTAAATCTCGGCTATACTGATGCGATACGTGCCATTCATCCGCTTGGGGCGCAATATAGCTATTGGGATTATCAGGCCGGAGCCTGGCAGCGGGATAACGGGATCAGGATTGACCATCTGCTGTTATCTCCTGAAGCAGCCAGCCGCCTGCAGAATGCTGGGGTGGATAAAGCCCCACGTGGCCTTGAACGGCCATCTGATCACACTCCTGTTTGGATCGAATTGACTGACCGGAGATAA